The Pelosinus sp. IPA-1 genome window below encodes:
- a CDS encoding acyltransferase — protein sequence MVQEKYYPGFDYLRAFFCIAIVGWHTKVFGYAHILDKSLDTFRVTLPDIIYANILLLGVPLFHQVSLFLYIQNRKRNDYFIGRIKKLGFLYLFWTLVSVVFLYDGMDFNKVISLDYWIAAGYTHIYFIFSLIVTTIVTELLCLLSSRVSENKFRVLTVLLLLASCMVLIFRIPLYELLKTSHYAYLIVAFYSPINFIPYVFTAMLIAHYWKKSSSSLLGMLFLLSSLFVVWEWKSQVNVFNLGQGGLLISPYARLSLVMTASLVMCLVLKITQRAPNLILQISNLSLGVYITHYYFANKLFQFSPDLARIAVDNGMLLFVFVLVLSLGLSYVIKYKKIT from the coding sequence ATGGTTCAAGAAAAGTATTATCCTGGTTTTGATTACCTGCGAGCCTTTTTTTGTATTGCAATAGTTGGTTGGCATACGAAGGTGTTTGGATATGCTCATATCTTGGATAAATCATTAGACACTTTCAGAGTCACTTTACCTGACATTATTTATGCAAATATCTTACTTTTGGGAGTCCCTCTATTTCATCAAGTTTCTCTTTTTCTATACATTCAAAATAGAAAAAGAAATGATTATTTTATCGGTAGAATCAAAAAACTTGGCTTCCTCTACCTTTTTTGGACTTTGGTTAGTGTAGTATTTTTATATGATGGAATGGACTTTAATAAAGTAATCTCCTTGGATTATTGGATAGCAGCAGGATATACTCACATTTATTTTATATTTTCTCTAATTGTAACCACTATAGTGACGGAATTACTATGTTTACTTAGTTCTAGGGTAAGTGAAAATAAGTTCAGAGTACTTACGGTATTGTTACTATTGGCGAGTTGTATGGTATTAATTTTTAGAATACCGTTGTATGAATTATTAAAAACCTCACATTATGCTTACCTAATTGTAGCTTTTTATAGTCCAATAAACTTTATACCATATGTATTTACAGCGATGCTTATTGCTCACTACTGGAAAAAATCAAGCAGTTCTCTTCTCGGAATGTTATTTTTGCTCTCATCCCTCTTCGTTGTATGGGAATGGAAGAGTCAAGTCAATGTTTTTAACTTAGGACAAGGCGGTCTTCTAATTTCTCCCTATGCAAGACTGTCCCTTGTAATGACCGCAAGTCTAGTTATGTGTTTGGTTTTAAAGATCACTCAAAGGGCACCAAATTTGATATTGCAAATATCGAATCTATCTTTAGGAGTTTATATTACTCATTATTATTTCGCTAACAAGTTATTCCAATTTTCACCCGATCTCGCAAGGATTGCGGTCGATAATGGTATGTTATTATTTGTTTTCGTGCTAGTATTATCACTTGGGTTATCGTACGTCATAAAGTATAAAAAAATTACATGA
- a CDS encoding EamA family transporter, translating into MNINILLALTTTVLLTSGQILWKIGLNDISYNEDFLKLFLSLLKSVPIWAGAFLYVISTLLWFIVLKSAQFSKVYPILAASYILGMFAATIVFHEKVSIINWLGGGLIIAGIVLATWQN; encoded by the coding sequence ATGAATATAAATATCTTATTAGCGTTGACAACAACAGTGCTCTTAACTTCAGGACAAATACTTTGGAAAATTGGTCTTAATGATATATCTTATAATGAAGACTTTTTAAAATTATTTCTTAGCCTTTTAAAATCCGTACCAATTTGGGCTGGTGCTTTTCTGTATGTGATTAGTACGTTATTATGGTTTATTGTTTTAAAGTCGGCTCAATTTAGTAAAGTATATCCTATTTTAGCGGCATCATATATTCTTGGAATGTTTGCTGCTACTATTGTCTTCCATGAAAAAGTTTCTATAATAAATTGGTTAGGTGGGGGATTGATTATTGCTGGGATTGTATTAGCGACATGGCAAAATTAG
- a CDS encoding DUF2304 domain-containing protein, protein MLPIRLQVILIVFSSISMLFSLKMIRKFQLDLKYALLWLVLNSAILVLAAYPPLLLNLAKEFAIEIPANALFLFGIVISMSIIFSLTVALSRTSYKIKMISQELGILKEEVQRLKKGE, encoded by the coding sequence ATGTTGCCAATTAGGTTGCAGGTCATCTTGATAGTATTTTCTAGTATATCAATGCTATTTTCTTTAAAAATGATTAGAAAATTTCAACTTGATCTTAAGTATGCGTTACTTTGGCTTGTGTTAAATTCAGCAATACTGGTACTTGCAGCATATCCTCCGTTATTACTCAATTTAGCCAAAGAGTTTGCTATTGAAATTCCTGCTAATGCGTTATTTCTTTTTGGCATTGTAATTTCAATGTCTATCATTTTTAGTCTAACAGTTGCTTTATCAAGAACTTCATACAAAATAAAGATGATATCCCAGGAATTAGGCATATTAAAAGAAGAAGTGCAAAGGTTAAAAAAAGGGGAATAG
- a CDS encoding glycosyltransferase family 2 protein — translation MKVLIIIPAYNEGENIRNLIWDLQKYNEFGYDILVINDGSTDDTARACREEGITVIDLPCNLGIGGAVQTGYLYAEKNSYDIAIQVDGDGQHSPEYISELIEPLRKEEVDLVIGSRYINGIGFQSTRIRRIGIKFFTLLIWFLTRQCFTDPTSGFRACNKKVIQLFARNYPKDYPEPESLVFLKRYSCKIIEKPVVMKSRCNGESSINIIQSIYYMIKVTLAILIDISRNKRG, via the coding sequence ATGAAAGTTTTAATAATAATTCCTGCCTATAATGAAGGGGAAAATATTAGAAATTTAATCTGGGATTTGCAGAAATATAACGAATTCGGCTATGATATCCTTGTTATTAATGACGGATCTACAGATGATACAGCAAGGGCTTGTCGCGAAGAGGGGATTACTGTCATTGACTTGCCTTGCAATTTAGGGATTGGCGGAGCAGTGCAAACCGGCTATTTATATGCTGAGAAGAATAGTTATGATATTGCTATACAAGTAGATGGAGACGGTCAGCATAGCCCTGAATATATTTCAGAATTAATTGAACCTCTGAGAAAGGAAGAGGTAGATCTTGTAATAGGATCGCGTTACATAAATGGAATTGGATTTCAGTCAACAAGAATTCGACGAATTGGTATTAAGTTTTTTACCTTATTGATCTGGTTTTTGACTCGTCAGTGCTTTACTGATCCTACTTCTGGTTTTCGGGCGTGTAACAAAAAGGTTATTCAGCTTTTTGCTCGGAATTATCCTAAAGATTATCCTGAACCAGAGTCGTTAGTCTTTTTGAAGAGATATTCATGTAAAATCATAGAGAAGCCGGTAGTTATGAAGAGTCGATGCAATGGTGAATCATCAATTAATATAATTCAATCAATTTACTATATGATTAAAGTTACGTTGGCTATTTTAATTGATATATCGCGAAACAAAAGAGGATGA
- a CDS encoding glycosyltransferase family 2 protein → MLKRTSIIIVNYNGSKVITQCLESLKKQTDTDFEVLIVDNASTDDSLLKIRQFPWVKLIKLESNLGFTGGNIEGLMHATGKYICLLNPDTEVYPNWLENLCEAMERDMEIGICASKLVVYDNGMIDSAGDGCTTTGKGYKRGDGLHSNQFQKEELVFGACGGAMLIRRSLINEIGFLDNDFFLIHEDTDFNFRAQLAGWKCLFVPGAVVLHKVRSSIGHMSDMAVYYSVRNARYVLFKNMPVKIIVKYFIWHLVQELGSILYFVCKHKKLMPYLRANWDFLKEIPALLSKRREVKKIIKISEYELENMLTPVNNPYIYMEKWRKLILKGK, encoded by the coding sequence ATGTTGAAAAGGACTTCTATTATAATTGTTAATTACAATGGTTCAAAGGTAATTACCCAGTGTTTAGAGTCGCTAAAAAAACAAACGGACACTGATTTTGAAGTGCTTATTGTAGACAATGCATCTACAGATGATTCATTATTAAAAATCAGACAATTTCCGTGGGTGAAATTAATTAAATTGGAATCTAATTTGGGTTTCACAGGTGGTAATATTGAAGGTTTAATGCATGCAACAGGGAAATACATTTGTCTTCTGAACCCAGATACGGAGGTTTATCCGAATTGGCTTGAAAACTTATGTGAAGCAATGGAGCGAGATATGGAGATTGGTATTTGTGCTTCTAAGTTAGTTGTATATGATAATGGAATGATTGATAGTGCAGGAGATGGATGTACGACGACTGGTAAAGGATACAAACGAGGGGATGGTTTACATTCTAATCAATTCCAAAAGGAGGAATTGGTATTTGGAGCCTGTGGTGGTGCAATGCTGATTAGACGATCGTTGATAAATGAAATTGGTTTTCTTGATAATGATTTTTTCTTAATCCATGAAGATACAGATTTCAATTTCAGAGCACAATTAGCTGGCTGGAAATGTCTATTTGTACCGGGTGCAGTTGTACTACACAAGGTGAGGTCTAGTATAGGTCATATGAGCGACATGGCGGTTTACTACTCAGTAAGGAATGCGCGGTATGTTTTATTTAAAAATATGCCAGTAAAAATAATTGTAAAGTATTTTATCTGGCATTTAGTGCAAGAGCTTGGTTCAATCTTATACTTTGTATGTAAGCATAAAAAGCTAATGCCATATTTACGAGCAAACTGGGATTTTTTAAAGGAAATTCCTGCTTTGTTGTCAAAAAGAAGGGAAGTAAAGAAGATAATAAAAATATCCGAGTATGAGCTTGAAAACATGCTAACACCTGTTAATAATCCGTACATATACATGGAGAAATGGCGAAAGCTAATCTTGAAAGGTAAATGA
- a CDS encoding acyltransferase: MAQVQDTTYFSGFDYLRAFCAIAVVATHTTIFGQTDMYINKGVHFIVTLAEIFYVNVLLLAVPIFIQISLFLYVTKRKTTADFIKRIKSILVLWFFWIFVNALFTGISIPQPSLWLQFFLTGGGSIFYFFSELLILVVLAELMLKIKKTTDERYFIGITVFLFAISLMVFFIKPEILNFVKCDPQYLYSYWTPTNFFPYVFSTILISWLAEKKPKLTVYIIPVVLLYIVMSFIEWMTLPDIRYVAQNGYAFPTYGRTSVVLAASFLVIFFSLNHYRVPKIIQFFSDNSLAIYGIHMFIIRCKLFDVLQLREPISSFTLFACTLTVTIILVYLIKFKRVV; the protein is encoded by the coding sequence GTGGCACAAGTACAAGATACGACGTATTTTTCTGGTTTCGATTATTTAAGAGCCTTTTGCGCAATTGCGGTTGTTGCTACACATACAACTATATTTGGACAAACGGATATGTATATAAATAAGGGAGTTCATTTTATTGTAACTCTAGCTGAAATTTTTTATGTAAATGTACTTCTTTTGGCTGTGCCGATTTTTATTCAAATATCATTATTCCTTTATGTAACAAAACGAAAAACAACAGCAGATTTTATAAAACGCATAAAATCGATTTTAGTATTATGGTTTTTTTGGATATTTGTTAATGCGCTATTTACGGGAATATCGATCCCTCAACCATCTCTATGGTTACAATTTTTCTTAACTGGAGGGGGGTCTATATTCTATTTTTTTTCGGAATTGTTAATTTTGGTGGTTTTAGCTGAGCTCATGCTGAAAATAAAAAAGACTACTGACGAAAGATATTTTATTGGTATTACAGTTTTTTTATTTGCAATTTCATTAATGGTATTTTTTATAAAGCCTGAAATTCTTAATTTTGTTAAATGTGATCCCCAGTATTTATACTCTTATTGGACCCCAACTAATTTTTTCCCTTACGTTTTCTCGACAATATTGATATCTTGGTTAGCGGAAAAGAAGCCAAAATTGACAGTATATATCATACCTGTCGTATTATTATATATTGTGATGTCATTTATCGAATGGATGACCTTACCGGATATTCGTTATGTTGCACAAAATGGTTATGCATTCCCAACATATGGAAGGACGTCCGTGGTTTTAGCGGCAAGTTTTTTAGTAATATTTTTTTCTTTAAATCACTATAGGGTCCCTAAAATAATTCAATTTTTTTCGGATAATTCTTTAGCAATTTATGGTATACATATGTTTATTATACGTTGTAAACTATTCGATGTTCTTCAATTAAGAGAACCAATAAGTTCTTTTACATTATTTGCATGTACACTTACGGTTACAATTATTTTGGTCTATTTGATTAAATTTAAGAGGGTGGTGTAG
- a CDS encoding glycosyltransferase: MHEKEKIMEGIRSTQYLWGEHHNLLQCDAHLDRGPNIGRNGENLTISFLSLNRSSLSIRLLLSIAEKINNFAGEVLIIDNGSELSEIERLEKVCLEMSYACRIIKLGSNFGVAGGRNRTIPHVKTEWIMFLDNDIYFVENPLKIMQKDIGNLGCHFFNLPLLDKDGKKIFAKGGHLYTCLDNGDTHIGAGSAYVQGSHDGFIIDAFLSTFLFGGASVVRKETFLNIGGFDEGMFIGFEDLDFSIRLFQLGMKIGNTGVMALVHAHAEPSSSQDQDYEKKRFSYEIIKQSAQYFEKKHGMKVWNECVSEWLKDRQRQMGIATDESYIVKNQSTDSCTTRKRPKIALIVDVDNWAFGNISRQLQRYLGDQFDFVIIPMTVVDNIVQLLLMVRDCDIVHFFWREHLTLINAPYYQSYVEAMGVNYNKYKEEIIKPRIFSTAVYDHLLLEKNDVAERTPLFQNLITGYYVSSQRLKDIYGNIEAYPKPMAVLEDGVDLTLFKPVKLERFNHIEERKIVIGWSGNSQWASELEDFKGVHTILKPALEELYAEGLPIKAYFADRAERMIPHHEMVNYYSELDVYICTSKIEGTPNPVLEAMACGVPVISTDVGIVPQAFGLAQSEFILKERSVECLKQAIRKLIQQPQLFRELSGENLRQIKKWDWQVKTQGFASYFNQLLQKK; this comes from the coding sequence ATGCACGAAAAAGAAAAAATAATGGAAGGGATTCGCTCAACACAATATCTCTGGGGAGAGCATCATAATCTATTGCAGTGTGATGCTCATTTAGATAGGGGACCTAATATTGGAAGGAATGGTGAAAATCTAACTATTTCTTTTCTATCCCTTAATAGGTCAAGCCTGTCGATTCGCTTATTATTGTCTATAGCTGAGAAAATAAATAATTTCGCTGGAGAAGTATTAATCATTGACAACGGCTCAGAGTTAAGCGAAATAGAACGCTTAGAGAAAGTATGTTTAGAAATGTCATATGCATGTAGAATTATTAAATTAGGATCTAATTTTGGCGTAGCGGGAGGTCGCAATCGTACAATTCCTCACGTAAAAACAGAGTGGATCATGTTTTTGGATAATGATATCTATTTTGTAGAAAATCCATTAAAGATCATGCAGAAAGACATTGGCAATCTAGGTTGTCATTTTTTTAATCTCCCCTTATTGGATAAAGATGGTAAGAAGATATTTGCTAAAGGAGGTCATTTATATACCTGTCTTGACAATGGAGACACTCATATTGGAGCTGGCTCGGCATATGTTCAAGGATCTCATGATGGGTTTATTATTGATGCATTTCTGTCTACTTTCTTATTTGGTGGAGCTTCCGTTGTACGAAAAGAAACATTTCTAAATATTGGCGGATTTGATGAGGGGATGTTCATTGGTTTTGAGGATCTCGATTTTTCAATTCGCCTTTTTCAACTTGGTATGAAAATAGGAAATACTGGTGTCATGGCGCTCGTTCATGCCCACGCTGAGCCGTCGTCGAGCCAAGATCAAGATTATGAGAAAAAACGTTTTTCATATGAGATTATTAAACAATCAGCACAATATTTTGAGAAAAAGCATGGAATGAAGGTTTGGAATGAGTGTGTGAGTGAGTGGTTAAAGGATCGTCAACGACAAATGGGCATTGCCACTGATGAGAGTTATATTGTAAAAAATCAATCGACAGATAGTTGTACAACAAGGAAGCGCCCTAAAATAGCTTTAATCGTAGATGTTGATAATTGGGCTTTTGGGAATATAAGTCGCCAACTGCAACGCTATCTTGGGGATCAGTTTGATTTTGTGATTATCCCCATGACTGTTGTGGATAATATTGTGCAATTGCTATTAATGGTAAGGGACTGCGATATCGTTCATTTTTTTTGGCGAGAGCATCTTACCTTAATTAACGCCCCTTATTATCAATCTTATGTGGAGGCAATGGGGGTAAACTACAATAAATATAAAGAAGAAATTATTAAACCGAGAATTTTTTCTACAGCTGTTTATGATCATTTGCTTCTTGAAAAAAATGATGTAGCAGAAAGGACTCCGTTGTTTCAAAACTTAATTACTGGATATTATGTCTCATCACAGCGATTAAAGGATATTTACGGTAACATAGAAGCTTATCCGAAGCCTATGGCAGTATTGGAAGATGGTGTAGATCTTACTTTATTTAAACCAGTCAAATTAGAACGATTTAATCATATTGAGGAGCGAAAAATCGTAATTGGTTGGTCTGGGAACAGTCAATGGGCATCGGAATTAGAAGACTTTAAAGGTGTTCATACTATTTTAAAACCTGCTTTAGAGGAATTGTACGCGGAAGGTTTACCGATTAAGGCTTACTTTGCAGATAGGGCTGAACGGATGATTCCACATCATGAAATGGTAAATTACTATTCTGAACTTGATGTCTACATATGTACTTCGAAAATAGAAGGAACGCCGAATCCTGTTTTGGAAGCAATGGCATGTGGTGTTCCTGTTATATCGACTGATGTCGGAATTGTTCCGCAGGCTTTCGGATTAGCACAATCTGAGTTTATATTAAAAGAACGTTCGGTTGAGTGTTTAAAGCAAGCAATACGTAAATTAATACAACAACCACAACTTTTTCGAGAACTTTCCGGTGAAAATTTACGCCAAATAAAAAAATGGGATTGGCAAGTTAAGACTCAAGGATTTGCTAGTTATTTTAATCAATTGCTTCAAAAAAAATAA
- a CDS encoding methyltransferase domain-containing protein — MMERLDFEENQSLQPLEAAIHINRYLLAKQFCEGKKVLDVACGQGYGSYLMAHNWGAEFVAGVDISTDAIEAANRYFKNDKVKFYCHAAETVNELFPPETFDVIISLETIEHLTDPVPFLQALKHLVKPGGIIILSCPNDHWYFPEEDQSNPFHVRKYTFDEFSNIAEMVLGSAQAFMIGTPIAGFVNFNMKDPMVGRSNANQLAMLEAHSNVFSEFVPTDRVISSTVASYFVGLWGAKSDVVKATVAFYPHSMDNEDLEVLRKEAILSKDGAWKANQEIKELELKNGQLLLDKDTELRHISLKLAAIKAENDYIREQLQHVRHLLQMKTIERIIHLARVLVKKVYNKI, encoded by the coding sequence ATGATGGAACGACTTGATTTTGAAGAAAATCAATCTTTACAGCCTTTAGAGGCTGCAATTCATATTAATAGATATTTACTTGCCAAACAATTTTGTGAAGGAAAGAAAGTTTTGGATGTTGCTTGTGGACAAGGATATGGTTCATATTTAATGGCACATAATTGGGGGGCAGAATTCGTTGCGGGAGTAGATATTTCTACAGATGCGATAGAAGCTGCAAACCGATATTTTAAAAATGATAAAGTAAAATTTTATTGTCATGCGGCAGAAACTGTAAATGAGTTATTTCCTCCGGAAACATTTGATGTGATTATTTCGTTGGAGACCATTGAACATCTTACTGATCCAGTTCCATTTCTACAGGCTTTAAAACATTTAGTTAAACCTGGTGGAATAATAATTCTTTCTTGCCCTAATGACCATTGGTATTTCCCAGAAGAAGATCAAAGCAATCCTTTCCATGTTAGAAAATATACTTTTGATGAGTTTAGCAATATAGCTGAAATGGTTTTAGGGTCTGCTCAAGCTTTTATGATAGGAACGCCAATCGCTGGATTCGTGAATTTTAATATGAAAGATCCAATGGTGGGACGTTCAAATGCCAATCAACTGGCGATGTTAGAAGCTCATTCTAATGTATTTTCCGAGTTTGTACCTACTGATCGTGTTATTAGCTCTACGGTTGCAAGTTATTTTGTAGGATTGTGGGGTGCTAAATCAGATGTAGTTAAAGCAACGGTGGCATTTTACCCACATTCTATGGATAATGAAGATTTGGAAGTTCTTCGAAAAGAAGCTATTTTATCTAAAGATGGTGCTTGGAAAGCAAATCAAGAGATTAAGGAGTTAGAACTGAAAAATGGTCAATTATTACTTGACAAAGATACAGAGCTTCGGCACATTAGTTTAAAGTTAGCAGCAATTAAAGCAGAGAACGATTATATTCGGGAACAGCTTCAGCATGTGAGGCACTTACTGCAAATGAAGACCATTGAAAGAATAATACACTTGGCAAGAGTGTTAGTGAAAAAGGTTTATAATAAAATTTAA
- a CDS encoding class I SAM-dependent methyltransferase: MLIKLAKEELLQIVSEVRKSSSIPLSDLDEMAIPTYLHSNTLIKWLFWQRLQFICELGKLENINNVLDFGCGIGVLLPTLCAKVKGSVHAIDLYPQFAKVLAKKRNLKVEFHTSDKEFLDIPENSLELIIAADSLEHIHNPEEYLNIFRKKLIAGGRLIVSGPTENIMYRIGRIVAGFGNKGHYHHTNIDDLSNTIQESGFDLMHSKRLPFQFPPYLFKVLEFKVNR, from the coding sequence ATGTTAATAAAATTAGCTAAAGAAGAATTACTACAAATTGTATCAGAAGTGCGCAAGAGTTCTTCTATTCCACTAAGTGATTTGGATGAAATGGCAATTCCAACCTATCTTCATAGCAATACTCTCATTAAATGGCTTTTTTGGCAAAGGTTGCAGTTTATCTGTGAGTTAGGAAAATTAGAAAATATAAATAATGTATTAGATTTTGGATGTGGTATTGGTGTATTACTTCCCACCTTATGTGCAAAGGTAAAAGGTAGTGTACATGCAATTGATTTGTATCCGCAGTTTGCTAAAGTATTAGCTAAAAAAAGAAATTTGAAGGTAGAATTTCATACTAGTGATAAAGAATTTTTGGATATACCAGAGAATTCTTTAGAACTTATTATTGCTGCTGATAGTCTTGAACATATTCATAATCCTGAGGAATATCTAAATATTTTCCGAAAAAAATTAATAGCAGGAGGGCGGCTAATTGTCTCTGGACCAACGGAAAACATTATGTATCGTATAGGAAGAATAGTAGCGGGCTTTGGTAATAAAGGTCATTATCATCATACTAATATTGACGATCTTTCAAATACGATTCAAGAATCAGGATTTGATCTGATGCATAGTAAGCGCTTACCTTTTCAATTTCCTCCTTACTTGTTTAAGGTACTTGAGTTTAAGGTGAATAGATAA
- a CDS encoding M10 family metallopeptidase: MDDKNQEVNWEQNSSSSNDQVASSQSVAGTTNNPTIDSLLTVNNNKVLHWDTGVVFYSMPTSTWSATGEKNEYQSFSPLTSIQIDAVRTAFKQWGSVCNLTMIEVAPSSSWANIKIGESKVPNTSTTWQWWDSFGDMTKADVWYGNNTAYSPNNPVVGSYDYHTIMHEIGHALGLKHPHDTDGYQVNLNDPNDSYHDSMAYTVMSYKSYTGASNGYTNGDDSYAYGPMMDDIAAVQYLYGANYTYNAGDSVYKFDPTQSKIFQTIWDGGGHDTYDLSAYTTNLKVDLRPGQWSTFDSNQLADLGNGNTAPGNVANALLYNGDTRSLIENAIGGTGNDTLIGNQADNILNGGAGADYMAGGLGNDTYVVDNVGDVVVENPGEGIDTVYSNLATSILGANVENLILYGTGNINGNGNELNNVITGNSGNNILDGGSGADTMIGGMGNDTYVVDNVSDVVVENAGEGIDTVLSSIAYTLGANVENLTL; the protein is encoded by the coding sequence ATGGATGATAAAAACCAAGAAGTTAATTGGGAACAGAATTCTTCTTCAAGTAATGATCAGGTTGCCAGTAGCCAATCGGTTGCAGGGACAACTAATAACCCAACGATTGACTCGCTTCTTACGGTAAATAACAATAAGGTATTACATTGGGATACTGGTGTAGTTTTTTATTCTATGCCTACATCTACTTGGAGTGCAACAGGTGAAAAGAATGAATATCAATCCTTTTCACCATTAACATCTATACAGATAGATGCGGTTAGGACGGCTTTTAAACAATGGGGATCTGTGTGTAATCTTACTATGATTGAGGTAGCTCCCTCTAGTTCGTGGGCTAACATAAAGATAGGAGAAAGTAAAGTACCTAATACCTCTACCACATGGCAGTGGTGGGATAGTTTTGGAGATATGACTAAAGCAGATGTTTGGTATGGTAATAATACGGCATATTCACCGAATAATCCGGTAGTAGGTAGCTATGATTATCATACAATTATGCATGAAATCGGTCATGCATTGGGCTTGAAGCATCCGCATGATACAGATGGATATCAAGTTAACTTGAATGACCCAAATGATAGTTATCATGATTCCATGGCGTATACTGTTATGAGTTATAAAAGTTATACGGGAGCGTCCAATGGTTATACTAACGGAGACGATAGTTATGCTTATGGGCCCATGATGGATGATATTGCGGCTGTTCAATATTTGTATGGTGCTAATTATACTTATAATGCAGGGGATAGTGTTTATAAATTTGATCCAACACAATCTAAGATTTTCCAAACGATATGGGATGGTGGTGGACATGATACATATGATTTATCTGCATATACAACAAATCTTAAGGTCGATTTACGACCCGGGCAATGGAGTACGTTTGACAGCAATCAATTAGCGGATCTTGGTAATGGGAATACTGCGCCAGGTAATGTGGCAAATGCTTTGCTTTATAACGGAGATACTCGTTCTCTTATTGAAAATGCAATTGGGGGAACGGGGAATGATACATTAATTGGCAACCAGGCGGATAATATACTCAATGGTGGTGCTGGTGCGGACTATATGGCTGGAGGTCTGGGCAATGACACCTATGTGGTAGACAATGTAGGAGACGTTGTGGTGGAGAACCCTGGTGAAGGAATAGATACAGTCTATTCCAATCTAGCTACCTCAATATTGGGCGCCAATGTTGAAAACCTGATTCTTTATGGTACTGGTAACATTAATGGTAATGGTAATGAACTTAACAACGTCATTACAGGCAACAGTGGTAATAATATTCTGGACGGTGGTTCGGGCGCGGACACCATGATAGGCGGCATGGGCAACGATACCTATGT
- a CDS encoding NAD-dependent epimerase/dehydratase family protein codes for MKVLVTGGAGFIGSHVIEKLMQEQCQVVVVDNLSSGLRENIPAGVKLIEMDICSEKLLDVFISENFDAVIHLAAQTKVPVSLERPDYDCQINILGTVNMLEACRKTEVKRVVFASTAAAYGDVNNVPIMESAETRPTSFYGLSKLTVEKYLQVYQQVYGLEYVVLRYANVYGERQGDGGEGGVVSIFVRRIGQNEVLNIYGDGGQTRDFIYAGDVAAANYQALMTPNVNAVYNVSTQTEVSVNHLIEVMEQVAGKQVEKRCYPVREGDIYRSILCNQAAREKLGWEWKVVLTDGLERTYKYITK; via the coding sequence TTGAAAGTTTTAGTCACTGGCGGAGCTGGTTTTATCGGTTCGCATGTAATAGAAAAATTGATGCAGGAACAATGCCAGGTGGTAGTTGTAGATAATTTGAGTTCCGGACTTAGGGAGAATATACCTGCAGGAGTAAAGCTTATTGAGATGGATATCTGTAGTGAAAAGCTATTAGATGTATTTATAAGTGAAAATTTTGATGCTGTAATTCACTTAGCAGCGCAAACTAAGGTACCTGTTTCTTTAGAAAGACCTGATTATGATTGTCAAATTAATATATTAGGTACTGTAAATATGTTGGAAGCATGTCGTAAGACAGAAGTAAAACGAGTGGTGTTTGCATCTACTGCGGCGGCATATGGTGATGTCAATAATGTACCTATCATGGAAAGTGCAGAAACTAGACCTACATCCTTTTATGGCCTGAGCAAGTTGACTGTGGAAAAATATTTGCAAGTGTATCAGCAAGTATATGGTTTAGAATATGTAGTGTTACGATATGCAAATGTTTATGGTGAGCGGCAGGGGGATGGAGGCGAAGGCGGGGTAGTTAGTATTTTTGTCCGCAGAATCGGTCAAAATGAGGTGCTAAACATATATGGTGATGGAGGACAGACGCGTGATTTTATTTATGCTGGTGATGTGGCAGCAGCTAATTATCAAGCACTCATGACTCCCAATGTGAATGCTGTATATAATGTTAGTACCCAGACGGAAGTTAGTGTCAATCATTTGATTGAGGTAATGGAGCAAGTTGCTGGAAAACAAGTGGAAAAAAGGTGTTATCCCGTGCGTGAAGGGGATATATATAGATCGATACTTTGCAATCAAGCGGCACGGGAAAAGCTTGGTTGGGAGTGGAAGGTTGTACTTACAGATGGTTTAGAGCGAACCTATAAATATATAACAAAGTGA